A window of Theropithecus gelada isolate Dixy chromosome 8, Tgel_1.0, whole genome shotgun sequence genomic DNA:
ACCCTTCGATATTCTACTGCTCTAGAAGTTCTGTTTACTTCCAGGCGTTCTGTCTATTGGCGTGGTGCCTGTGGTGACTTCACAAGCTCTAATATGGATCCTGATAAGCCTTCCTGCTCCCCATCTGTCTAAATATTTACCAGTGCCCATGGGGATTGGTCTGTGTTATCTTCTATTTCAATTAAAACAGGCTGGGAACACTTCTTAGTTTCCAAAGATAGAGTATAGAATTCCAAAATGTTCCTTTAAGTCAAGACAAATTAGATCACTTCTTTACAGAAGTATCTTGTCCTCTTAGCTAGATCAGGGTGTCTGAGTAACAGCTGTAGGGTAAGATTTCCAGGTGATAGAGTAATTATTGCCTTTCCCATGAACTACTGGGGAAAGAGGCATTGACAGCTATAACTCACAATGGACAATTACAGGTTGGGTTGGAGAGGGAAAGTTTAATTAGAAATTTAGATCTTAGTTAAATGGTCATCTCCTACTAGGTAAATGAAggcaaaattcaaataaatacaaaacaaatgcatttttttaaatgcccaaaGATTCCCTaacaaaagtgaaacaaaaatcaagaaaacaattccattaataacagcatcaaaaaataaaacacctaggaagaaacaaggaggtgaaagatctacacactgaaaatgaaaaaaaaaaatagtgaaagaaattaaagaatgtaaaaataaatggaaagatatcctgggCTGAAAATTGGAAGAATTAAGATTGTTAAGATGTCTATCCCCAACAAACCAATACACAGATTCAGcaaaattcctatcaaaatccccatggcattcttcagagaaattaaaaaaaaaaaaaaacaaaaaactaaaatttgtatgaaatgctaaaagaacccaaatagccaaaacaattctgaggaaaaaaaaaaagttgaagatcTCCCAATTCCtggttttaaattatattacaaagctatagtaatcaaaacaacatggtattggcataaaaccagacacataccagtgaaataaaattgagagtccagaaataaatccaaacacaTATGGTCAAGTAATTTTTGACAAGGGCATCAAGAAGACACAATGGGGACaggagagtctcttcaataaatggtggtgggaatacaatttccacatgcaaaacaataaaactgGACCCTTCTCTTATGCCATAcacaaaacttaactcaaaatggataaaacatCTGAATAGAAGACCAGAAACAAGAGACTATGAAAACAATCGTAGAGTTCTATGTGTTTTGAGCCACAAAGTATTCAAATTACAGCattagggggaaaaaacaaagTGCAAAccaatgtgtttaatttttaagggGAGATTTTCTGGAGCAgagctgcagggctggggcagggataGAGGCTCATTACTCCTTCTACCCTTTGAATATTCCTTGTGGGTGatttaaagttttctaaaataaaaaataaaataaaatttcagaggGGGGTTGTGGGCATGTCAATTGTTTCGATATTTCTCAAAGTGGAGAGAAATACCTAGTACGTATTTTACTTGATACGTTCAGATCACATTGGTTTCTTGAAATAAATCTGTCTCTTGGCTTTAGTTTTACTAACTCTTTACCTAGTATCCCACAGAGCTCATCTCCCCTATAAGCTGATAAGGTCATTGTCTTCTCCACACTGTGACCCACAAGAGCCTACTCACCCCATAATCTCAAAGCCTCCTTCATGAGGGCAGAAATGCCCCTCTGAATCCTGAAATGAATTAGCCCTCTACTCTAATGGAATCCAGCTCTGGCCTCAAGGTCTAGACCTCCAGAGAGTGGCCAGCTCcaccttcagaaaataaaaggcatttgatTCCTGAACTTATTCAATGAAagcactgttcttttcttttttgaatattaaGAAGTAAATATTCCAGCAGATGGAAAACAGGAAAGTGTAGCACTGTTCTTATCATCACTATCAGCTGGGACCAGAACAGACACTCAGTGAACAGCCTCACACTACAATGAAGATTGGAGAACAAAGGAGCATCAAAGGGACCTGGAGGGCAAGGGTAGCTCTTCTGCTCCCCAATTACATGCACACCCCAACTCACTGCAGCATCTGTCTCTGAGCCTTCTCCCAGCAGACCTATAAATCCAGGCTGGCTCCTCACTCCCCACACATCTGCTCCTACTCTCTCTCCTCCAGGTGACCCTAGCCATGAGAACCCTCACCTTCCTTGCTGCTGTTCTCCTGGTGGCCCTCCAGGCCCAGGCTGAGCCACTCCAAGCTGAGGATGAGCCACTCCAGGCAAGCGCTTATGAGGCTGATGCCCAGGAGCAGCGTGGGGAAGATAACCAGGACTTCACCATCTCCTTCGCAGCGGATGCAAACTCACGTATTAGAGCTTTGGGTAAGAGACACCAGCATTGCAGAGCTAGGAGTGTAGAGAGGGAAACCAAGCATGTCTAGAATTAGACCCAACGGCTGGCTCTTTCTCTTAGGTGATCACCTCCCCAGGCCTGAATTACTTCATGTTTGTACTGAAAAGGAAGAATCAGTGATATTCAAGAAATGACTTTtctctaaagatttttttaattctatgacAAGTCTatgaaattttctaattttttgctaTGTAGAAATATATTGAGGAGTCTCTACTTCAAGGAAGAGAgcctaattttaaagaaatgttttgttttgttttgtttgatggagtctcactctgtcgcccaggctggagtgcagtggcactatctcagctcactgcaacctccgcctcctgggttcaagcaattatctgcctcagcctcccaagtcgctaggattataggcaccagccaccacacctgactaaattttgtaatttttttagtagagacagggtttcgccatcttggccaggctagtcttgaactcctgaccttgtgatacacccaccttggcctcccaaagtgctgggattacaggtgtaagccaccacatccagctgctAAAGGAATGTTTTTTAATCTGACTTTTAGAGGAACCGTTGGAAGCTGGAGACAGTCATACATGTGCATTCAGACATGTGTGTGACAGGTCAGCAGCAGATAAGTGCAGCATATCAGAATGGGTCTCTAATCCTGTGTGCCACCAACACTGCTCTGCATATTTATTCCTATTGATTGTGCGATCATGCTATTGGCTGTAATGCAGCCAGCATTACATGTCAGCAAGCATGCAACTTCCCGAAGATTCTTTTTACTGCCCGCTGCTGACCCTGGTACTCAATGTCTgatgctctgtctctctctgtccccaggctCAACAAGGAGTTTCACTTGCAATTGCAGAAGGTCCTGTTATTCAACAGAATATTCCTATGGGACCTGCACTGTCATGGGTGTTAGCAACAGATTCTGCTGCCTCTGAGGGATGAGAACAGAGAGAAATGTATTCATAATTTGCTTTATGACCTAGAAGGAAACTGTTTTATGCCCTATACTTTGT
This region includes:
- the DEFA6 gene encoding defensin-6; translation: MRTLTFLAAVLLVALQAQAEPLQAEDEPLQASAYEADAQEQRGEDNQDFTISFAADANSRIRALGSTRSFTCNCRRSCYSTEYSYGTCTVMGVSNRFCCL